In Candidatus Vicinibacter proximus, the following are encoded in one genomic region:
- a CDS encoding phosphoribosyltransferase, which yields MIILNKQQIEKKIRRMAMEVYERHADQKSIVLAGVNQKGYFLARMLQKELQDLCNLSVILARLKINAAAPLQEEVELDIDKNVIGKSVCIIVDDVSNSGRTIFFGFKAFMSTIPKKVEVCVLVERMHKQFPISVDYFGLRLATTIKQNIEVKFEDECASLAEMY from the coding sequence ATGATAATTTTAAATAAGCAGCAAATAGAGAAAAAAATTAGAAGAATGGCAATGGAGGTTTATGAACGCCATGCCGACCAAAAGTCAATTGTGTTGGCGGGTGTAAACCAAAAAGGCTATTTTTTAGCCAGGATGCTCCAAAAGGAATTACAGGATCTATGTAACCTTTCTGTAATTCTCGCCCGACTAAAAATTAATGCAGCAGCCCCGCTTCAGGAAGAAGTGGAGTTAGATATAGATAAGAATGTAATTGGCAAAAGTGTGTGCATTATTGTGGACGATGTAAGCAACTCCGGCAGGACGATTTTTTTTGGTTTTAAAGCATTTATGTCCACAATTCCTAAAAAAGTAGAGGTATGCGTACTCGTAGAACGGATGCATAAACAATTTCCGATTAGTGTGGATTATTTTGGCCTTCGATTGGCTACTACCATTAAACAAAATATTGAAGTCAAGTTCGAAGATGAATGCGCTTCACTTGCAGAGATGTACTGA